One stretch of Arachis duranensis cultivar V14167 chromosome 1, aradu.V14167.gnm2.J7QH, whole genome shotgun sequence DNA includes these proteins:
- the LOC107469352 gene encoding transcription factor MYBS1: protein MSSSSGTIWSYEEEKAFENAIAMHWIEEDSKEQWEKIGEEVPSKTIEELKQHYQLLVEDVTAIEAGQIPFPNYTSEETTSSSKDLHGSSKSSNSDKRSNCNYGSGFSGLGHDSSTSHNGKGSLSRSSEQERRKGIPWTEEEHRLFLLGLDKFGKGDWRSISRNFVISRTPTQVASHAQKYFIRLNSMNRDRRRSSIHDITSVNNGDVANNQAPITGQHGGTTISSSTIAMGQSMKHRAQPHHHHHHIPAGLGMYGAPVGHPVAAPHGHMASAVGTPVMLPPGPHPHPHPHPHHPPYVVPLAYPMAPPTMHQ, encoded by the exons ATGTCATCATCAAGTGGAACCATTTGGAGCTATGAAGAAGAGAAAGCATTTGAGAATGCCATAGCCATGCATTGGATTGAAGAAGACTCAAAAGAGCAATGGGAGAAGATTGGTGAAGAAGTTCCAAGCAAAACCATAGAAGAATTGAAGCAACATTACCAGTTACTAGTGGAAGATGTAACTGCAATAGAAGCTGGTCAAATACCATTCCCAAACTATACATCAGAAGAAACTACATCTTCAAGTAAAGATCTCCATGgatcttccaagtcttcaaatTCTGATAAGAGATCAAATTGTAACTATGGAAGTGGATTCTCTGGCTTAGGACATGATTCCTCAACCTCTCATAATGGTAAAGGATCCTTGTCAAGATCATCAGAACAAGAAAGGAGAAAAGGAATTCCATGGACAGAAGAAGAACACAG gctATTCTTACTTGGTCTAGACAAGTTTGGAAAAGGAGATTGGAGAAGCATTTCAAGGAACTTCGTGATTTCAAGGACTCCAACACAAGTAGCAAGTCATGCACAAAAGTACTTCATAAGATTGAACTCAATGAATAGAGATAGAAGAAGGTCTAGTATCCATGACATTACAAGTGTCAACAATGGAGATGTGGCCAATAATCAAGCACCAATTACAGGACAGCATGGAGGCACAACAATCTCATCAAGCACAATAGCTATGGGACAATCAATGAAGCATAGAGCACAACcacaccatcatcatcatcatatacCTGCTGGTTTAGGCATGTATGGTGCACCAGTTGGGCACCCTGTGGCTGCTCCTCATGGCCATATGGCATCTGCAGTTGGAACTCCGGTCATGCTTCCTCCCGGACCGCACCCTCATCCGCATCCACATCCTCATCATCCACCTTATGTTGTTCCTCTTGCTTATCCAATGGCACCTCCAACAATGCACCAATAA